A genomic stretch from Campylobacter lari subsp. concheus includes:
- a CDS encoding TorD/DmsD family molecular chaperone, with amino-acid sequence MIQDIDLSRKYFYEFFSKAFNFINEKEFKIWHEQVLVLAQSPLDDSLKSDFEKLSACDFVSFKEEQNAVFFDFSYVNVPISASFYDEGRDDGKMKLQACEIIRKTKFRKKEDCRQSEDEFGFLFAFMASIIEHDLKVAQQLFRFVINPVIDEFIEKLQIHKNSNFYIAIANIMKVFFTNERAYLEVQAPMRKEGKSIADEALQRLPYEPRLPTKFSKTNIEELSKL; translated from the coding sequence TCTTTCGCGTAAATATTTCTATGAATTTTTTTCAAAAGCTTTTAATTTTATCAATGAAAAAGAGTTTAAAATTTGGCATGAACAAGTTTTAGTTTTAGCTCAAAGTCCTTTGGATGATAGTTTAAAGTCTGATTTTGAAAAACTTAGTGCATGTGATTTTGTAAGTTTTAAAGAAGAACAAAATGCGGTATTTTTTGATTTTTCTTATGTGAATGTGCCTATTAGCGCTTCTTTTTATGATGAGGGTAGAGATGATGGTAAAATGAAGCTTCAAGCTTGTGAAATCATTAGAAAAACCAAATTTAGAAAAAAAGAAGATTGCAGACAAAGCGAAGATGAATTTGGCTTTTTGTTTGCTTTTATGGCAAGTATTATTGAGCATGATTTAAAAGTTGCACAGCAATTATTTCGTTTTGTGATAAACCCTGTAATAGATGAGTTTATAGAAAAATTACAAATCCATAAAAACTCAAATTTTTACATTGCTATTGCTAATATTATGAAAGTCTTTTTTACAAACGAAAGAGCTTATTTAGAAGTACAAGCGCCTATGAGAAAGGAAGGTAAAAGTATAGCAGATGAGGCTTTGCAAAGACTTCCTTACGAACCAAGACTTCCTACCAAATTTAGTAAAACAAATATAGAAGAACTTAGTAAATTATAA
- a CDS encoding twin-arginine translocation signal domain-containing protein — translation MEANQRRDFLKKSLKIGALGVVAGASVNALAKDDYQEQNTVVLGKSTKKEVLYKKTMHWEKYYKIAY, via the coding sequence ATGGAGGCCAATCAAAGAAGGGATTTTTTAAAAAAATCTTTGAAAATTGGTGCTTTAGGGGTAGTAGCTGGAGCGAGCGTTAATGCTTTAGCTAAAGATGATTACCAAGAGCAAAATACTGTAGTTTTAGGAAAAAGCACTAAAAAAGAAGTGCTTTATAAAAAAACTATGCATTGGGAAAAATATTACAAAATAGCTTACTAA
- a CDS encoding formate dehydrogenase subunit alpha, producing MALARRNFLKLAGIAGLGSAAFGSENKAIRAASEQEVANPYPDSKIVRTICSICSAGCGIKAEVQDGVWVRQENAIEHPISQGSHCCKGIDQIDLTKSKQRIKYPMKKENGKWIRLTWEQAINEIGDKMLEIRKENGPDSVMFLGSAKFNNQQAYYFRKFAAFWGTNNIDHVARIUHSATVAGVANTWGYGAMTNHFGDVTKHSKMMIIFGANTAVANPIGFKHLLQAKDRNNAKLVVVDPVFTKTAVHADEYVRIRPGTDIALVYGMLHLIFKNGWEDKELIKTRTYGVEEIKAEAAKWTPEVVEDVTGVPVAQLEKITRMLATIKPATLFWALGITQHSVGSSNTRILAILQLVLGNIGKPGAGTNIIRGHDNVQGATDMGCLADTLPAYYGLDDNAWNHFSNVWNVEREYLNSRFYSKEWMHEKGFSLAKWWQGVLHEEKTYSNSPIRVLWVQGTGITSMAHTVKIQEALKKLDMIVIAEPFVNEVAVLADRPDGIYIIPACTQFETEGYVTATNRAMQWRSQVVKPIYESKEDQEIMFAFAKKFGFYKEYTRGMKMELKDHKLVQTRDDSDDNFVWPDDATREMSNGLLSIGLRGISAERLRKHQQNWEHFDPDTQRGIGGEVKGEYYGLPWPCWDKQHPGTSIMWNTDIPYEEGGMGFRNRFGLEHDGHSQLADEAFTPKGCKVKGGYPQITKENIEKVFNIKLSDKEKELMGASWSTDISGIILEKCREKSACCLGNARARMKVWEFADPIPLHREPIHSPRWDLVKKYPTWGDQEKNFRVESKFISEQQKTDWSKEFPTIISSMRLVNLSGAGMLERTSKYLAAITPEMFANVHPELALKYGINDGDMMWIHSPQGTKIKVKCVHNHSVTPDRICLPYNFAGIMQGVDLSYNYPEGTKPYTIGESSNTVTNYGFDINTQISEFNAGLCRLEKA from the coding sequence ATGGCATTAGCAAGAAGAAATTTTCTTAAGCTTGCTGGTATTGCTGGTCTTGGAAGTGCGGCTTTTGGTAGTGAAAACAAAGCTATTAGAGCTGCAAGTGAACAAGAGGTAGCAAATCCTTATCCAGATTCTAAGATTGTTAGAACAATCTGTAGTATCTGTAGTGCAGGCTGTGGAATTAAAGCAGAAGTGCAAGATGGAGTTTGGGTGCGTCAAGAAAACGCTATAGAACATCCTATTTCTCAAGGATCACACTGCTGTAAAGGGATAGATCAAATCGATCTTACTAAATCAAAACAGCGTATTAAATATCCTATGAAAAAAGAAAATGGCAAATGGATACGTTTAACTTGGGAGCAAGCTATCAATGAAATTGGTGATAAAATGCTTGAAATCCGTAAAGAAAATGGACCTGATAGCGTTATGTTCTTAGGTTCAGCTAAATTTAATAACCAACAAGCTTATTATTTTAGAAAATTTGCAGCATTTTGGGGTACTAACAATATAGATCACGTTGCTAGAATTTGACACAGCGCAACAGTCGCCGGTGTGGCGAATACATGGGGTTATGGCGCTATGACAAATCATTTTGGTGATGTGACTAAACACTCAAAAATGATGATTATTTTTGGTGCAAATACTGCTGTGGCTAATCCTATTGGATTTAAACACTTATTGCAAGCAAAAGATCGTAATAATGCTAAATTGGTAGTTGTAGATCCTGTTTTTACAAAAACTGCAGTACATGCTGATGAATACGTAAGAATTCGTCCGGGTACAGATATAGCTTTAGTTTATGGCATGCTACATTTGATCTTCAAAAACGGTTGGGAAGATAAAGAATTAATCAAAACTAGAACTTATGGGGTTGAAGAAATAAAAGCAGAAGCTGCTAAATGGACTCCTGAGGTTGTAGAAGATGTAACAGGTGTTCCAGTTGCTCAACTTGAAAAAATCACAAGAATGCTAGCTACAATCAAACCTGCTACGCTATTTTGGGCTTTAGGTATTACTCAACACTCAGTAGGTAGTTCTAATACAAGAATTCTAGCTATCTTGCAACTTGTTCTTGGTAACATAGGCAAACCAGGTGCAGGAACAAATATCATCAGAGGACATGATAATGTTCAAGGTGCTACTGATATGGGTTGTTTGGCTGATACTTTACCAGCTTATTATGGGCTTGATGATAATGCTTGGAATCATTTTTCTAATGTATGGAATGTTGAAAGAGAGTATTTAAATTCGAGATTTTATTCTAAAGAATGGATGCATGAAAAAGGCTTTTCACTAGCAAAATGGTGGCAAGGCGTTTTACATGAAGAAAAAACTTATTCTAACTCACCTATACGCGTACTTTGGGTGCAAGGAACAGGTATTACTTCTATGGCGCATACGGTAAAAATTCAAGAAGCACTTAAAAAACTTGATATGATCGTAATTGCTGAGCCTTTTGTAAATGAAGTAGCAGTTTTAGCAGATCGTCCAGATGGTATTTATATCATCCCAGCTTGTACTCAATTTGAAACAGAAGGTTATGTAACAGCGACTAACCGTGCTATGCAATGGCGTTCTCAAGTAGTAAAACCAATTTATGAAAGTAAAGAAGATCAAGAGATTATGTTTGCTTTTGCTAAAAAATTTGGTTTTTATAAAGAATACACTCGTGGTATGAAAATGGAATTAAAAGATCATAAACTTGTACAAACAAGAGATGATAGTGATGATAATTTTGTATGGCCTGATGATGCTACAAGAGAAATGAGTAATGGTCTTTTAAGTATAGGCTTAAGAGGTATTTCAGCTGAACGTCTAAGAAAACACCAACAAAATTGGGAACATTTTGATCCTGATACCCAAAGAGGTATTGGCGGTGAAGTTAAAGGCGAATATTATGGTTTACCTTGGCCTTGCTGGGATAAACAACACCCAGGTACCTCTATTATGTGGAATACAGATATTCCTTATGAAGAAGGTGGTATGGGCTTTAGAAATCGCTTTGGTTTAGAGCATGATGGACATTCTCAATTAGCAGATGAAGCCTTTACTCCAAAAGGATGTAAAGTTAAAGGTGGCTACCCACAAATTACTAAAGAAAATATCGAAAAAGTGTTTAATATCAAACTAAGCGATAAAGAAAAAGAATTAATGGGTGCTAGCTGGAGCACAGATATTTCAGGTATTATCTTAGAAAAATGTAGAGAAAAGAGTGCTTGCTGTTTAGGTAATGCAAGAGCGAGAATGAAAGTTTGGGAATTTGCTGATCCTATTCCACTACATAGAGAGCCTATTCACTCGCCTCGTTGGGATTTGGTTAAAAAATATCCTACTTGGGGTGATCAAGAGAAAAACTTTAGGGTTGAGAGTAAATTTATTAGCGAGCAACAAAAAACAGATTGGAGCAAAGAGTTTCCAACTATTATTTCAAGTATGCGTTTAGTAAATTTAAGTGGTGCGGGTATGCTTGAGCGAACTAGTAAATATCTTGCTGCAATTACACCTGAGATGTTTGCTAATGTGCATCCTGAACTTGCTTTAAAATATGGCATAAATGA